A genomic window from Providencia alcalifaciens includes:
- a CDS encoding TonB-dependent siderophore receptor, whose amino-acid sequence MLNKNKLSALSLLIVSPFAASATDVLVVTTPSSSDSYTATTTSSATKNETQIMKIPQTVNVVTKTQIENRAAETVVDALRYTPGVVTEYRGDSNRNDEVFSRGFDYANKILDGIPFGGNASSSMGTTEPWFLDRIEMIKGPASVQYGQISPGGVIAMTSKKPTAQSINKIQLRVGNRNKTEGFFDLGGKLTDDGNILYRLNGLAKKKDTQVRDYEEEKYAIAPAISFLNEDTTFTLLAYLQNSPKNGYRNFLPKVGTLESTPEGKIPQDFNISNPDYNISKQKQHSIGYEFEHNFSDKISLVQKARYAEIDEKYNYLVFNTLASEAKNYPYVLKRMAQREKTKLNTFGVDTHLNFDINNGGLYQTLLVGVDYKWTKEDKQFWRDRSGNYDIDWRNPQYQKIDESKQTLFTDQLQKSDQIGIYIQDQIEWNNWNLLASTRYDWIEVKTIDRTISDSSQQNDGKLTGLVGLLYSFDNGISPYISYSTSFEPNLATNRKPESKPFDPKTAKQTEVGIKYLTPDQKTLATLSLYHIEQKNIPKYDSELGYMTLIGKGESKGVEAQINSKLTDKFAVTAAYSYTKTKVLETSNSAEKGKEFPRIPKNMASVWGQYEENSGMLNGLKAGAGVRYIGSSKAGADNSFSVPGVTLYDAMIGYELANISPSLKGATIQLNVNNLMDKHYVSSCGMSDACFYGIGRTGTVTFDYAW is encoded by the coding sequence ATGTTAAATAAAAATAAGCTATCAGCGCTATCACTGTTAATAGTTTCGCCATTCGCGGCTTCAGCAACTGATGTTCTGGTTGTGACTACACCAAGCTCAAGTGATTCATATACTGCAACAACAACTTCTTCTGCAACGAAGAATGAAACTCAGATAATGAAAATACCACAGACGGTGAATGTGGTGACCAAAACCCAAATAGAAAACAGAGCGGCAGAAACCGTTGTGGATGCACTGAGGTATACACCAGGTGTGGTTACCGAATACCGTGGTGATTCAAATCGTAATGATGAGGTATTCAGTCGCGGTTTTGATTATGCGAACAAAATTCTAGATGGCATTCCTTTTGGCGGAAATGCGTCCTCGTCAATGGGCACAACCGAGCCTTGGTTTCTGGATAGAATTGAGATGATTAAAGGACCGGCATCTGTGCAATATGGACAAATAAGCCCAGGTGGGGTTATTGCCATGACAAGCAAAAAACCAACCGCGCAGAGCATCAATAAAATTCAGTTACGAGTCGGTAATCGAAATAAAACAGAAGGATTTTTTGATCTGGGTGGCAAGCTAACGGATGATGGAAATATCCTCTACCGTTTAAATGGCTTAGCAAAAAAGAAAGATACTCAGGTACGAGACTATGAAGAAGAAAAATATGCCATCGCTCCTGCCATATCATTCCTAAATGAAGACACAACTTTCACTCTTCTGGCTTACTTACAAAACTCACCGAAAAATGGTTATCGAAACTTTCTTCCTAAAGTTGGCACGCTTGAATCAACTCCTGAAGGAAAAATTCCGCAAGACTTCAACATAAGCAATCCTGACTATAATATTTCCAAACAAAAACAACATAGTATCGGGTATGAATTTGAACACAATTTTAGTGATAAAATTTCACTGGTCCAAAAGGCACGCTACGCAGAGATTGATGAAAAATATAATTACTTAGTATTTAACACCTTAGCAAGTGAAGCTAAAAACTATCCTTATGTACTAAAACGAATGGCTCAGCGCGAAAAAACGAAACTCAATACATTTGGCGTTGATACCCATTTAAATTTCGACATTAATAATGGGGGGCTTTATCAAACACTATTAGTCGGCGTCGATTACAAATGGACTAAAGAGGATAAACAGTTTTGGCGTGACAGAAGCGGCAATTATGATATTGATTGGCGTAACCCCCAATACCAGAAAATTGATGAATCCAAGCAGACACTATTCACCGACCAGCTGCAAAAAAGCGATCAAATCGGTATTTATATTCAAGATCAAATTGAATGGAATAACTGGAACTTATTAGCTAGTACCCGATATGACTGGATTGAAGTCAAAACGATAGACAGAACGATCAGTGACAGCTCACAACAAAATGATGGCAAATTAACAGGCTTAGTTGGATTGTTATACTCATTTGATAACGGTATTTCCCCTTATATTAGCTACAGCACCTCTTTTGAGCCAAATCTTGCAACTAACAGAAAGCCAGAAAGTAAGCCGTTTGATCCTAAAACAGCAAAACAAACAGAAGTTGGTATCAAGTACCTTACTCCTGACCAAAAAACGCTGGCGACCTTATCTCTCTATCATATCGAGCAAAAAAATATTCCTAAATACGACTCTGAATTAGGTTATATGACGCTAATCGGCAAGGGTGAAAGTAAAGGTGTGGAAGCCCAGATAAACAGTAAGCTTACCGACAAATTTGCCGTTACCGCAGCATATTCATATACCAAAACCAAAGTACTTGAAACGTCAAACAGTGCTGAAAAAGGAAAAGAATTTCCTCGAATCCCTAAAAATATGGCCTCCGTCTGGGGACAATATGAAGAAAACTCAGGGATGCTGAATGGACTGAAAGCAGGAGCGGGAGTGCGCTATATAGGTTCCAGCAAAGCAGGGGCGGATAATAGTTTTTCTGTGCCTGGGGTAACTCTTTACGATGCGATGATTGGCTATGAACTTGCCAATATTTCGCCATCTTTGAAAGGCGCAACGATACAGTTAAACGTGAATAACTTAATGGATAAACATTATGTTTCATCCTGTGGTATGAGTGATGCCTGCTTTTATGGCATAGGTCGTACTGGCACTGTCACGTTTGATTACGCTTGGTAA
- a CDS encoding DUF5329 family protein, giving the protein MQSLLTQASRRFASILVIFLTIFVTTKALALSPEEKTRTEALLTELGKQQNLTFTRNGSGHSAPEAESHLRLKLGKTEKRLQTTEQFIDKVASKSSITGEEYQVTDAQGKVTSANQYLHDLLKNNVDKQAK; this is encoded by the coding sequence GTGCAATCGTTACTGACTCAAGCTTCTCGCCGTTTTGCTTCCATCTTAGTGATTTTTTTAACTATTTTCGTCACCACCAAAGCCCTTGCGCTAAGCCCAGAAGAGAAAACGCGGACTGAAGCGTTGTTAACGGAGTTGGGCAAACAGCAGAATTTAACCTTCACGCGTAATGGTTCTGGTCATTCTGCACCAGAAGCTGAATCCCATTTGCGTTTAAAGCTGGGTAAAACCGAAAAGCGTTTGCAGACGACAGAACAGTTTATTGACAAGGTGGCATCCAAATCCTCTATCACCGGAGAAGAGTATCAAGTCACCGATGCTCAAGGTAAAGTCACCAGCGCCAATCAATATCTGCATGATTTACTGAAAAATAACGTTGATAAACAAGCCAAATAA
- the kdpE gene encoding two-component system response regulator KdpE yields the protein MSSHQILIIEDEKEIRRFVRLALEGEGWKIFEAENYQRGLIEAGTRQPDLVILDLGLPDGDGLDLIRDLRQWSSIPLIVLSAREEESQKVAALDAGADDYLTKPFGISELLARVRVALRRFGKAGQESPTFQFGDVTVDFINRIVTKGNEELHLTPIEFRLLSELVANSGKVLTQRHLLLQVWGPSYVEHNHYLRIYMGHLRQKLENDPARPAHLLTETGIGYRFMP from the coding sequence GTGAGTTCCCATCAAATCCTGATCATTGAAGATGAAAAAGAGATCCGCCGCTTTGTTCGATTAGCGTTGGAGGGTGAAGGCTGGAAAATTTTTGAAGCTGAAAATTACCAGCGAGGGCTCATAGAAGCAGGCACTCGTCAGCCTGATTTAGTGATTTTAGATCTCGGATTACCTGATGGTGATGGATTGGATTTGATCCGTGATTTGCGCCAATGGAGCAGTATTCCGTTGATCGTACTGTCTGCTCGCGAAGAAGAGTCCCAAAAAGTGGCGGCTCTCGATGCGGGTGCCGATGATTATTTGACGAAACCTTTTGGTATTAGCGAGTTGCTCGCCCGTGTCCGAGTCGCTTTACGTCGCTTTGGTAAAGCGGGTCAAGAAAGCCCTACTTTTCAATTTGGCGATGTCACCGTGGATTTTATCAACCGTATCGTCACTAAAGGCAACGAAGAGCTGCACCTCACCCCCATTGAGTTTCGGTTACTTAGCGAACTCGTCGCCAATAGCGGAAAAGTGCTCACTCAGCGCCATTTGTTGCTGCAAGTCTGGGGGCCGAGTTACGTCGAACATAATCATTATCTACGCATTTATATGGGGCATTTACGCCAGAAGTTGGAAAATGACCCTGCTCGCCCCGCACATCTTTTAACTGAAACGGGAATTGGCTACCGTTTTATGCCTTAA
- the kdpD gene encoding two-component system sensor histidine kinase KdpD — MNNQEPIRPNPDDLLVKANESGRGKLKIFFGACAGVGKTYAMLQEAQRLRAQGLDVLIGVVETHEREETAALLDGLPQLPPLKISHRGRRLHAFDIDAALARHPAIILMDELAFSNPNGSRHPKRWQDVEELLDAGIDVLTTVNVQHIESLNDIVGSITGIRVRETVPDHIFDAANEVVLVDLPPDDLRQRLKEGKVYIPGQAERAIEHFFRKGNLIALRELALRRTADRVDDQMREFRDGKGETPVWHTRDGLLLCIGHNTGNEKLVRAAARLAAKFGSVWHAVYVETPTLHQLPENQRRAILKALRLAQDLGAETTTLSDPNEEKAILRYAREHNLGKILIGRRDKHRKWYKFNLRQGFADRLGKLGPDLDLIIVALEEKSDWDKEPERKPFTEKWRSDVNGYLMAIAMCAAITLFSRTFLLALDKANLVTLYLLGVVLVALFYGRRPSVFAALINVISFDLFFVQPHFSLAIMDMQYLVTFTVMLIVGVVVGNLTAGMRYQARIARYREQRTRHLYEMTKELGQALNTEDIGKTGYHFLNNAFQAKTCLLLPDENNQLTPLQCEGYSPLQIDKAIAKWSFDKRQPAGAGTDTLPSVPYQLQPITTADETLAVLAIEPRNIRQLLIPEQQRMLQTFTGLIASSLSRLQLTKQAERAKLDIEREQLRNSLLAALSHDLKTPLTVLFGQSEILMLELSAENSPLTAQVSQMRQQVLSTSRLVNNLLDMARLQSGGIHPNLEWESLQEITSSAVRILDYTLDSHPLDIDIPADLLLYCDGNLIERVIINLLENAIKYSDSDTPIGIRASIESQKAHIEVWDASNAIPDGQEKTIFDKFSRAQKESAIPGVGLGLAICRAIIHLHEGEIWAQNNEKGGASFHFILPLKPLPEIENESENEI; from the coding sequence ATGAATAATCAGGAGCCTATCCGCCCAAACCCAGATGACCTGTTGGTAAAGGCAAACGAAAGTGGGCGTGGCAAGCTTAAGATTTTTTTCGGTGCTTGCGCCGGTGTTGGGAAAACTTACGCCATGTTGCAAGAAGCACAACGTCTTCGAGCACAAGGGTTAGACGTGCTGATTGGCGTGGTAGAAACTCATGAACGAGAAGAAACCGCCGCGTTGCTGGATGGGCTCCCACAACTTCCGCCATTAAAAATCAGCCATCGAGGGCGTCGTCTGCACGCCTTCGATATTGATGCAGCATTGGCAAGACATCCCGCCATTATCTTAATGGATGAACTTGCCTTCAGTAATCCAAATGGCAGTCGCCACCCTAAACGCTGGCAAGATGTCGAAGAATTACTGGATGCGGGCATTGATGTTCTCACCACGGTTAATGTTCAACATATTGAAAGCTTAAATGATATTGTCGGCAGCATTACCGGTATCCGCGTGCGTGAAACGGTGCCTGACCATATTTTTGATGCCGCCAATGAAGTGGTTTTAGTGGATTTACCCCCAGATGACCTGCGCCAACGATTAAAAGAAGGCAAAGTGTATATTCCGGGACAGGCTGAACGAGCTATCGAGCATTTCTTCCGTAAAGGTAACTTAATTGCTTTACGGGAATTAGCCTTACGCCGCACCGCAGACCGTGTTGATGACCAAATGCGTGAATTTCGCGATGGTAAAGGTGAAACCCCCGTTTGGCATACCCGAGATGGGTTGCTCCTGTGTATCGGGCATAATACGGGCAATGAAAAGCTGGTACGAGCCGCCGCTCGCCTTGCCGCTAAGTTTGGCAGTGTTTGGCATGCGGTGTATGTGGAAACCCCAACCTTACACCAACTTCCTGAAAATCAGCGCCGCGCCATTTTAAAAGCCTTGAGGCTAGCTCAAGATTTAGGCGCAGAAACCACTACGCTTTCTGATCCTAATGAAGAAAAAGCCATTTTACGTTACGCACGGGAACATAACCTCGGTAAAATTTTGATCGGCCGACGCGATAAGCATCGCAAATGGTATAAATTCAATTTACGCCAAGGTTTTGCCGATAGGCTCGGTAAACTCGGCCCTGATTTAGATTTGATCATTGTCGCCCTTGAAGAAAAAAGCGATTGGGATAAAGAACCTGAAAGAAAGCCGTTTACCGAAAAGTGGCGCTCTGATGTCAATGGCTATTTAATGGCGATCGCCATGTGTGCGGCAATCACTCTATTCTCTCGAACCTTTTTATTGGCGCTGGATAAAGCCAACTTAGTTACCCTCTACTTATTGGGCGTAGTATTAGTCGCGTTATTTTACGGTCGCCGCCCTTCAGTTTTCGCCGCGTTAATCAACGTGATCAGTTTCGATTTATTTTTCGTTCAGCCCCATTTTTCGTTAGCGATTATGGATATGCAGTACCTGGTTACCTTTACGGTGATGCTGATTGTGGGGGTAGTTGTCGGTAATCTCACCGCGGGCATGCGCTATCAGGCAAGAATTGCGCGATATCGAGAACAACGCACACGCCATTTATATGAAATGACCAAAGAGCTAGGTCAAGCCCTCAATACCGAAGATATCGGTAAAACAGGCTACCACTTTTTAAACAACGCCTTTCAGGCAAAAACCTGTTTGCTGCTCCCCGATGAAAACAACCAACTAACACCATTGCAGTGCGAAGGTTATAGCCCATTGCAAATCGACAAAGCTATCGCTAAGTGGAGCTTCGATAAGCGCCAGCCTGCAGGTGCCGGAACGGATACACTTCCCAGCGTGCCATACCAATTACAGCCCATCACGACGGCGGATGAAACCCTTGCCGTGCTTGCCATTGAGCCGCGTAATATTCGCCAGTTATTGATCCCCGAGCAGCAACGTATGCTGCAAACCTTTACGGGTTTAATCGCCAGTAGCCTTTCCCGCTTACAACTGACCAAACAAGCAGAGAGAGCTAAATTGGATATTGAACGGGAGCAATTACGAAATTCACTGCTGGCAGCCTTATCCCATGACCTCAAAACGCCACTGACAGTTTTATTTGGTCAAAGTGAAATCTTGATGCTGGAGCTATCTGCCGAAAACTCACCACTCACCGCACAAGTCAGCCAGATGCGCCAACAAGTGTTAAGCACCTCGAGATTAGTGAATAATTTACTGGATATGGCTCGCTTACAATCTGGGGGGATCCACCCAAATTTGGAATGGGAATCTCTGCAAGAAATTACGAGCAGTGCCGTTCGCATCTTGGACTACACTTTAGATAGTCACCCACTTGATATTGATATTCCAGCCGATTTACTCTTGTATTGCGACGGTAACTTAATTGAACGCGTCATCATTAACTTGCTCGAAAATGCCATAAAATACAGTGATAGCGATACTCCGATTGGTATTCGTGCGTCTATCGAATCACAAAAAGCCCATATCGAAGTGTGGGATGCCAGCAATGCAATTCCCGATGGGCAAGAAAAAACCATTTTCGATAAATTTTCCCGCGCACAAAAAGAATCGGCCATTCCGGGAGTTGGCTTAGGTTTAGCTATTTGTCGTGCTATTATCCATCTCCATGAAGGGGAAATTTGGGCACAAAATAATGAAAAAGGTGGCGCCAGCTTCCATTTTATTTTGCCATTAAAGCCGTTACCCGAGATTGAAAACGAAAGCGAAAACGAAATTTAG
- the kdpC gene encoding potassium-transporting ATPase subunit KdpC, translating to MHMFRSSLMILVLLTLVTGIAYPLLVTGLANVIFPTQSMGSLILQDNRIIGSSLIGQSYQNDNYFYGRPSVTAEMPYNALASGGSNLAISNPLLTKELTERSAALKQYEPDGGDTLPVDLLTASSSGLDPHISVAAALYQAPRIAKNRQLPLDKVKSLIADNTQTPLFRFLGEPVVNVLELNIALDQYPWEANSQSH from the coding sequence ATGCACATGTTTCGCTCATCATTGATGATTTTAGTTCTGTTAACACTGGTGACAGGGATTGCTTATCCGCTACTCGTGACGGGACTTGCTAATGTTATTTTTCCAACTCAATCCATGGGTTCACTGATCCTACAAGATAATCGCATTATCGGTTCATCGTTGATTGGGCAGTCTTACCAAAATGACAATTACTTTTATGGTCGCCCGTCAGTGACAGCAGAAATGCCCTATAACGCACTGGCTTCAGGTGGCAGTAACCTTGCTATCAGTAATCCACTGTTAACCAAAGAATTGACTGAGCGCTCAGCGGCATTGAAACAATATGAACCCGATGGCGGTGATACCTTGCCTGTGGATTTACTGACCGCCTCCTCCAGTGGGTTAGATCCCCATATTTCAGTAGCCGCGGCACTGTATCAAGCTCCAAGAATTGCAAAAAACAGACAGCTACCTTTGGACAAGGTAAAATCCCTGATTGCTGATAATACCCAAACTCCCCTATTTCGATTTCTAGGTGAGCCCGTCGTCAATGTGTTAGAACTCAACATTGCCCTTGACCAGTATCCATGGGAAGCCAATAGTCAAAGTCATTGA
- the kdpB gene encoding potassium-transporting ATPase subunit KdpB produces the protein MKNQKTQLFDSKLVRQSTIDAIKKLTPQAQWHNPVMFVVYIGSIITTLLWIAMVAGYSEGNAWFSGMVTLWLWFTVLFANFAEALAEGRSKAQAQSLKGVKQQSRATKLATASLDAPQEMVSSDQLRKGDIVLIRAGETIPCDGEVIEGGASVDESAITGESAPVIRESGGDFSSVTGGTRVLSDWLIVECTVNPGETFLDRMISMVEGAQRRKTPNEIALTILLTALTIIFVLVCATLYPFTLFATEYAGAGGAVSIIVLIALLICLIPTTIGGLLSSIGVAGMSRMLGANVIATSGRAVEAAGDVDVLLLDKTGTITLGNRQASEFLPLNGVTEQQLADAAQLSSLADETPEGRSIVVLAKQKFNLRERDIHAMNATFVPFSAMTRMSGVNVGERMIRKGSADAIRRYVEANHGKFPVEADKLVEQVAQTGGTPLVVVDSQTVLGVVALKDIVKGGMKERFTQMRAMGIKTVMITGDNHLTAAAIAAEAGVDDFLAEATPEAKLALIRQYQSEGRLVAMTGDGTNDAPALAQADVAVAMNSGTQAAKEAGNMVDLDSNPTKLIEVVHIGKQMLMTRGSLTTFSIANDIAKYFAIIPACFAVTWPQLNALNIMHLHSPASALLSAVIFNALIIVFLIPLALKGVNYRPMSSQSLLQRNLGLYGLGGLIVPFVGIKLIDMFISLFGI, from the coding sequence ATGAAAAATCAAAAAACACAATTATTTGATAGCAAACTGGTTCGCCAATCGACAATTGATGCCATTAAAAAACTGACACCACAAGCACAATGGCATAACCCAGTTATGTTCGTGGTTTATATCGGCAGTATTATTACAACGTTATTATGGATAGCGATGGTCGCTGGCTATAGTGAAGGCAACGCTTGGTTTAGTGGCATGGTCACTTTATGGTTATGGTTTACGGTGCTATTTGCCAACTTTGCAGAAGCTTTAGCGGAAGGTCGTAGTAAGGCGCAAGCTCAGAGTTTAAAAGGCGTCAAACAGCAAAGCCGAGCAACCAAACTGGCGACCGCCTCTCTCGATGCGCCACAAGAAATGGTCAGTTCAGACCAACTACGCAAAGGCGATATCGTCCTGATCCGCGCAGGGGAAACCATCCCTTGTGATGGCGAAGTGATTGAAGGTGGCGCCTCCGTAGATGAAAGTGCGATCACGGGTGAATCAGCCCCCGTGATCCGTGAATCCGGTGGAGACTTTTCATCAGTTACGGGAGGAACTCGCGTACTTTCTGACTGGCTGATCGTCGAATGTACGGTTAACCCGGGCGAAACATTCTTAGACCGCATGATCTCCATGGTGGAAGGCGCACAACGCCGTAAAACACCCAATGAAATCGCGCTCACTATCTTATTAACCGCACTGACCATTATCTTTGTTTTAGTCTGTGCAACGTTATATCCATTCACCTTGTTTGCTACGGAATACGCAGGTGCAGGTGGCGCCGTGTCTATCATTGTATTGATTGCGCTGCTTATCTGTCTTATTCCTACCACCATTGGCGGACTACTCTCTTCCATTGGGGTTGCCGGCATGAGCCGTATGCTGGGTGCCAACGTGATTGCCACCAGCGGACGCGCCGTGGAAGCAGCGGGAGACGTTGACGTCCTGTTACTGGACAAAACGGGCACCATCACCCTCGGAAACCGCCAAGCCTCTGAGTTTTTACCCTTGAATGGCGTCACCGAGCAGCAATTGGCAGATGCGGCTCAGCTCTCCTCTCTGGCGGATGAAACCCCTGAGGGACGCAGTATTGTGGTGCTTGCAAAACAGAAATTCAATTTACGCGAGCGCGATATTCATGCCATGAACGCCACCTTTGTTCCCTTCTCTGCGATGACGCGCATGAGCGGTGTGAACGTTGGCGAACGCATGATCCGCAAAGGTTCTGCGGATGCTATTCGCCGTTATGTCGAAGCCAACCACGGCAAATTCCCTGTCGAAGCCGACAAATTGGTTGAACAAGTGGCACAGACAGGGGGAACACCGTTAGTGGTGGTGGATAGCCAAACGGTGCTCGGCGTGGTGGCACTCAAAGACATCGTCAAAGGTGGCATGAAAGAGCGTTTTACACAAATGCGCGCCATGGGCATCAAAACCGTGATGATCACGGGAGATAACCACCTAACCGCCGCGGCAATCGCGGCAGAAGCAGGGGTGGATGATTTCCTTGCTGAAGCCACCCCAGAAGCAAAACTTGCGTTAATCCGCCAATATCAATCGGAAGGTCGCTTAGTGGCCATGACCGGAGACGGCACCAACGATGCCCCCGCATTAGCACAAGCGGATGTGGCGGTTGCCATGAACTCGGGCACGCAAGCTGCTAAAGAAGCCGGTAACATGGTGGATTTAGATTCCAACCCTACCAAGCTAATTGAAGTGGTGCATATTGGTAAACAGATGCTGATGACTCGCGGATCATTGACCACATTCAGTATTGCCAACGATATCGCCAAATACTTTGCCATTATCCCGGCCTGTTTTGCGGTCACATGGCCACAACTCAATGCCTTGAATATTATGCATTTGCACTCACCTGCTTCGGCATTGCTGTCGGCGGTTATTTTTAATGCCTTGATTATCGTGTTCTTAATTCCACTGGCATTAAAAGGGGTGAATTATCGCCCAATGAGTTCTCAATCACTTTTACAGCGTAACTTGGGCCTGTATGGGTTAGGCGGCTTGATTGTCCCATTTGTGGGGATCAAGCTTATCGATATGTTTATCAGCTTATTTGGTATTTAA
- the kdpA gene encoding potassium-transporting ATPase subunit KdpA, which produces MAANAFLLIASFLLALMLLAKPLGNFIAYLIDGDMPRTIAKSESVFWRLSGIKQVGRDLPEMNYWQYTIAILLFNLLGFGLLFVILMCQGSLPLNPQHYPGMSWDLAFNTAISFVSNTNWQSYSGENTLSYLSQMVGLTVQNFLSAATGIAVVFALIRAFSRHGSKTIGNAWVDLARITLYLLLPFAIIFALFFVSQGVIQNFSPYILSHNLDSAPQLLPMGPVASQEAIKLLGTNGGGFFGANSSHPFENPTALSNFVQMLAIFLIPTALCFAFGRTVSDNKQGHALLWAMAIIFVIAAAVVIHEEYVGNPFLGDLHASSSANLEGKENRFGILGSALYAVVTTAASCGAVNSMHDSYTALGGMVPMWLMQIGEVVFGGVGSGLYGMLLFVLLAVFLAGLMIGRTPEYLGKKIEVREMKMVALAILVTPTLVLLGTTISLMTEAGRAGILNPGAHGFSEVLYAFSSAANNNGSAFAGLSANTPYYNVMLALAMFLGRFGVIFPVLAIAGSMAVKKPQAASLATLPTHGPLFIGLLIMTVLLIGALTFVPALALGPIAEHLQIWLAA; this is translated from the coding sequence ATGGCCGCCAATGCGTTTTTATTGATCGCCAGTTTTTTACTGGCTCTTATGCTGTTAGCAAAACCACTCGGCAATTTTATTGCATATCTTATCGATGGCGATATGCCACGTACGATTGCCAAAAGTGAATCGGTATTCTGGCGATTAAGCGGAATCAAACAAGTGGGGCGCGATCTCCCTGAAATGAATTACTGGCAATATACCATCGCCATTTTACTATTTAACCTGCTAGGTTTTGGCTTACTTTTCGTTATTTTAATGTGCCAAGGCTCCTTACCTCTCAACCCTCAGCATTATCCGGGAATGAGCTGGGACTTGGCTTTCAACACAGCAATTAGCTTTGTTTCCAATACCAACTGGCAATCTTATAGCGGGGAAAATACTCTAAGTTATCTGAGCCAAATGGTCGGGTTAACCGTACAAAACTTCCTTTCAGCAGCCACAGGGATCGCCGTCGTGTTTGCACTTATTCGTGCATTTTCACGCCACGGTAGCAAAACTATTGGTAATGCTTGGGTCGATTTAGCGCGTATCACGCTGTATCTCCTGCTGCCATTTGCCATTATTTTTGCTTTATTCTTTGTCAGTCAAGGGGTTATTCAAAACTTCTCCCCTTATATTTTGAGTCATAACCTTGATAGTGCGCCGCAACTGTTACCAATGGGTCCGGTTGCATCTCAAGAAGCCATCAAATTATTGGGGACCAATGGTGGCGGATTCTTTGGGGCTAACTCATCCCATCCATTTGAAAACCCAACGGCATTAAGCAACTTTGTTCAAATGCTGGCAATCTTCCTTATTCCAACAGCACTTTGCTTTGCTTTTGGTCGTACCGTCAGTGATAACAAACAAGGTCACGCCCTATTATGGGCAATGGCGATTATTTTCGTGATTGCCGCCGCCGTTGTGATCCATGAAGAATATGTCGGCAACCCATTCTTAGGGGATCTACACGCTAGCAGCAGCGCTAACCTTGAAGGGAAAGAAAATCGCTTTGGCATATTAGGATCTGCGTTATACGCCGTCGTCACCACCGCTGCATCTTGCGGTGCTGTGAATTCAATGCACGATTCTTACACCGCATTAGGTGGCATGGTTCCTATGTGGCTGATGCAAATTGGTGAAGTTGTCTTTGGCGGCGTCGGTTCAGGTTTATACGGCATGTTGCTGTTTGTTTTACTTGCTGTGTTCTTAGCTGGATTGATGATTGGCCGTACTCCTGAATACCTCGGTAAAAAAATCGAAGTGCGTGAAATGAAAATGGTGGCACTGGCAATCCTTGTTACGCCAACTTTAGTGCTACTCGGCACCACTATTTCACTGATGACCGAAGCAGGACGCGCCGGCATTCTTAACCCTGGCGCTCACGGATTTAGCGAAGTGTTATACGCTTTCTCATCCGCAGCCAATAACAACGGTAGTGCATTTGCAGGGTTAAGCGCGAACACGCCGTATTACAACGTGATGCTGGCGTTAGCCATGTTCCTTGGTCGTTTCGGTGTAATTTTCCCTGTATTAGCGATAGCAGGCTCTATGGCAGTGAAAAAACCACAAGCCGCCAGCCTTGCAACATTACCGACACACGGCCCACTGTTTATCGGTTTATTAATCATGACTGTTCTTCTCATTGGTGCGCTGACTTTTGTCCCTGCGCTTGCATTAGGGCCAATCGCGGAACATCTGCAAATTTGGTTAGCGGCATAA
- the kdpF gene encoding K(+)-transporting ATPase subunit F — protein sequence MSLLSISGAVLVVVLLVYLIYALLNAENF from the coding sequence ATGTCGCTACTTTCCATTTCTGGGGCAGTTCTTGTTGTTGTACTGCTGGTTTATCTGATTTATGCCCTGCTCAACGCGGAGAATTTCTGA
- a CDS encoding YbfA family protein, which yields MSTYQEYSRNQVLLRRTAAVTAGIIAFPVMVFYPKRARFYSYLHKVWAKTSDKPVWLASSEVAMESHR from the coding sequence ATGTCCACATATCAAGAATATTCCCGTAATCAGGTACTTTTACGCCGCACTGCTGCTGTAACAGCTGGCATTATTGCGTTTCCGGTTATGGTTTTTTACCCAAAAAGAGCGCGATTTTATAGCTATTTGCATAAAGTCTGGGCGAAAACGAGCGACAAACCCGTGTGGTTAGCAAGCTCTGAAGTGGCGATGGAAAGTCATCGTTAA